A genomic stretch from Acinonyx jubatus isolate Ajub_Pintada_27869175 chromosome E2, VMU_Ajub_asm_v1.0, whole genome shotgun sequence includes:
- the ZNF260 gene encoding zinc finger protein 260 isoform X1, with translation MLESLKPEADLLQHDQIHTREKPHECNECGKVFSRVSSLTLHLRSHRGKKPYKCNKCGKAFSQKRNFLSHQKHHMGEKLYECGKASIQMSSLIKHQRNHTGNKPYACKECGKAFNGKSYLTEHEKIHTGEKPFECNQCGRAFSQKQYLIKHQNIHSGKKPFKCNECGKAFSQKENLIIHQRIHTGEKPYECKGCGKAFIQKSSLIRHQRSHTGEKPYICKECGKAFSGKSNLTEHEKIHIGEKPYKCNECGTIFRQKQYLIKHHNIHTGEKPYECNKCGKAFSRITSLIVHVRIHTGDKPYECKICGKAFCQSSSLTVHMRSHTGEKPYGCNECGKAFSQFSTLALHMRIHTGEKPYQCSECGKAFSQKSHHIRHQRIHTH, from the coding sequence ATGTTGGAAAGCCTCAAGCCTGAAGCAGATCTCCTTCAGCATGATCAAATTCATACTAGAGAGAAACCTcatgaatgtaatgaatgtggtaAAGTATTCTCTCGAGTCTCATCCCTTACTCTACATTTGAGAAGTCATAGAGGAAAGAAAccatataaatgtaataaatgtggaaaagccttcagtCAGAAGAGAAACTTCCTTTCTCATCAGAAACATCATATGGGAGAGAAACTCTATGAGTGTGGGAAAGCTTCTATTCAGATGTCAAGCCTCATTAAACACCAGAGAAATCATACTGGAAACAAGCCCTATGcatgtaaggaatgtggaaaagccttcaaTGGCAAATCATATCTCACTGAGCATGAGAAAAtccatacaggagagaaaccattCGAATGTAATCAATGTGGAAGAGCCTTCAGCCAGAAGCAGTACCTCATTAAACATCAAAATATCCACAGTGGAAAGAAACCctttaaatgtaatgaatgtggaaaagcctttagcCAGAAAGAAAACCTGATTATCCATCAAAGAAtacatactggagagaaaccttatgaatgcaAGGGGTGTGGGAAAGCTTTCATTCAGAAGTCAAGCCTCATTAGACACCAGAGAAgtcatacaggagagaaaccctatatatgtaaagaatgtgggaaagccttcagtggCAAATCAAATCTCACTGAGCACGAGAAAATTCATAttggagagaaaccctataaatgtaatgaatgtggaacAATCTTCAGGCAGAAGCAATACCTCATTAAACATCACAATattcatacaggagagaaaccctatgaatgtaataaatgtggaaaagccttctcTCGAATCACATCACTTATTGTACATGTGAGAATTCATACAGGGGATaaaccttatgaatgtaaaaTATGTGGGAAAGCCTTCTGTCAAAGCTCATCTCTTACTGTTCATATGAGAAGCCATACGGGTGAAAAGCCCTATGGttgtaatgaatgtggaaaagccttctcTCAGTTCTCAACTCTTGCTCTACATATGAGAATCCATACTGGAGAAAAACCTTATCAGtgtagtgaatgtgggaaagcttttaGCCAGAAGTCACATCATATTAGACACCAGAGAATTCATACTCACTAA